DNA sequence from the Raphanus sativus cultivar WK10039 unplaced genomic scaffold, ASM80110v3 Scaffold0150, whole genome shotgun sequence genome:
TCAGGAAGAGGAGAGAGTTTGAAAGTGTTCATATCTCTGAGCTAAATTCTCCACACCAAGAGAATCCAGTCGATTTCAAAAACCACAGAAAATCTCAAAAGCTCGCATGCAACAAGGAAAAAATGAACGAGTCAAGTTCGTGGAGCATCTACGGTGCTAAAGATGGAGAGAGTGAAGGGCCATGGAGATCTTCTACGTCTATGAGTGCGATCTCCTTTGGATTCGTAGCTACGGCGATACTCATCGCCATGTTCTTGATAATGGCCATCTTCGAACATCTCTTCAGGCCTGAGAGTTCAACATTTGATTCACCACATCCAGGGATCAGACAACGACATAACCAGAGCAGAGATGATGGGTCCACTCTGTTCCAGAAACTTGCTAATCAAGCATCCAtggtaaaaacaaaacaaaccaaaaaagtTGTTAAAGCATTTCCCAAAAGAATGTTTAGATCCTCTTTTTAAATAAAGCCAAAGCGCATTAACTTGCCACAGTTAGTATTAGTTCtttatcttttgaaaaaataaaattgttttgctttcgatgcaaaaaagtttggaaatgaaaacatttttttcaaaataaatagattgTAAAGTGAAAAGCAGGGCTCAAGTTGTGCCTTTattctttgttttcttgtagaaTAAGCAGAAATTAACCAAATTGTGTATCTATGTGTATCATGAGTAACCAGTATGAGTAACCAAATTTTTATGTGCTAAAGTTTTTGACATTAACTATAGGTTCCGGTGAACATGGCGGTGGATGTATCGATAGTGATGCCGGGAAAGAATCTGCCGTCGCACATAGCTTTACCGGCTCCTTTACCTAGTGGAAGGGAAGGCATGCATTCCTTGACCTCTCCACCTCTAGCATCTCTGATAGTATAACTCGTTTTTTCTGACTCATTTAGTGGATTAGTGTTAAACCTGTTGAAATGGTTTAAGGTGCATTAAGAAGAGATTGATCAACCAATGAAAGTTcgctattttttattttgttacatGCTTACGTTATCAA
Encoded proteins:
- the LOC108805652 gene encoding uncharacterized protein LOC108805652, whose amino-acid sequence is MNESSSWSIYGAKDGESEGPWRSSTSMSAISFGFVATAILIAMFLIMAIFEHLFRPESSTFDSPHPGIRQRHNQSRDDGSTLFQKLANQASMVPVNMAVDVSIVMPGKNLPSHIALPAPLPSGREGMHSLTSPPLASLIV